A portion of the Choristoneura fumiferana chromosome 6, NRCan_CFum_1, whole genome shotgun sequence genome contains these proteins:
- the mRpL12 gene encoding mitochondrial ribosomal protein L12 — protein sequence MNGFRIYKSLPLRQLRSFSRWSVLHQEVAQAAAPLSIPVPEGIEKPVSPKIEKLVAEITTLNLLEVSELSQVLKKRLNLPDAPMMPTGGFVAAAPAAEEEEAAPKAVKTSFTVKMTKFDDKQKVALIKEVKSLLEGFNLVQAKKFVESVPTVVKADISKDEAEKLKEALTKVGAIIEID from the exons ATGAACGGTTTCAGAATCTACAAAAGCCTTCCCTTGCGCCAGTTACGTTCATTTTCAAGAtg GTCGGTATTACACCAAGAAGTAGCTCAAGCGGCGGCGCCGCTCTCCATCCCTGTGCCGGAAGGTATCGAGAAGCCTGTGTCACCAAAGATCGAGAAGTTGGTAGCTGAGATTACGACGCTGAACCTATTGGAAGTGTCGGAACTGAGCCAAGTGCTGAAGAAGCGGCTGAACTTACCGGACGCGCCCATGATGCCGACGGGCGGATTCGTGGCTGCCGCGCCGGCCGCTGAGGAAGAGGAAGCAGCTCCAAAGGCCGTGAAGACCAGTTTTACA GTTAAAATGACCAAGTTTGATGACAAGCAAAAAGTGGCGCTCATCAAAGAAGTAAAGAGTCTTCTAGAAGGCTTCAACCTGGTGCAAGCCAAGAAGTTTGTTGAGAGTGTCCCCACTGTCGTCAAGGCTGATATCTCCAAAGACGAGGCGGAGAAACTTAAGGAAGCACTCACCAAAGTCGGAGCCATCATAGAAATTGATTAG
- the LOC141429245 gene encoding uncharacterized protein, translating into MADDDEIDVLGDFSFNSCLAQNNQGIPSCSNREDTVHPQWLLDSATTTVTNWYDNDRDKRVKLGPARKLSGTSAMNRNFKVRHSSWNETERDLLVKEMAKYGRNIQKIAQTLKTKTAPEIQALIEAEYGIHLETPAFGLLKNVDQEDVPNVVQEEIVTDDSNITNVLSLVATASPTITVPIKHPLRKKNNNIKANSRVQHSAQGNDLTVDASEIFYDDEMIIGSTESVGSDLDFIDPVAKNMAKQHKEKVKAVKKIGNHRRKVLRNFDKGRPRTSSKELLKSPQERRRKDSGLSEESTKSPKLQIVLGSGVALPVSEGEQVIKIEKKKDSESDSDIEIDIDSDNEGSNKQNSVKTESKDVPSNMVEAPIAVPLAKFEPMPKRQKKINLDGGGGYTIMHTAAGDLFRAVAEPRRERVPRPRPDPVSLIHCRLYNDERPAPYSVRLHVSALILMDAHAHSSRAEVMGLAGGARAGPPVIEFSAYRAARAAAGTTHCDMDPVSQAAAGAWLRGLGRRVLGWHHSHPLFAAAPSRQDLRSQRQLQRALDPFLALLTSQHWPRGRTASVYRCFRVEDEDGEEVGYQLRVRLVRDVTAQSAPALLADLAAMLKDAAAQPHAHAMDRDVCPEAKLTYLEKCISSVRQHLRSAGYEDEDPVVTQLVDGIRDIFR; encoded by the exons ATGGCGGACGATGATGAGATTGACGTATTGGGAgatttttcattcaattcttGTTTAGCCCAAAATAATCAAGGCAT ACCATCCTGTTCGAATCGCGAAGACACAGTGCACCCGCAATGGCTGCTGGATTCAGCCACCACAACTGTCACCAACTGGTATGACAATGACAGAGACAAAAG AGTAAAACTTGGACCAGCAAGGAAATTATCAGGTACTAGTGCCATGAACAGAAACTTCAAAGTGAGGCACTCATCATGGAACGAGACAGAGAGAGACTTACTTGTCAAAGAAATG GCAAAATATGGAAGGAACATACAAAAAATTGCCCAAACTCTAAAAACCAAGACTGCTCCAGAAATCCAAGCATTAATAGAGGCAGAATATGGAATTCATTTAGAAACACCTGCCTTCGGACTCTTAAAGAATGTAGATCAGGAAGATGTACCCAATGTTGTACAAGAAGAAATTGTAACAGATGATTCAAATATTACCAATGTTTTAAGCTTAGTTGCTACAGCTTCCCCCACTATAACTGTGCCTATAAAACACCCGCTTAGGAAGAAAAACAACAACATAAAGGCAAATAGCCGTGTCCAACATAGTGCACAAGGAAATGATCTCACTGTTGATGCCTCTGAAATATTttatgatgatgagatgataaTAGGTTCAACAGAGTCTGTAGGATCTGATCTGGATTTCATAGATCCTGTAGCAAAAAACATGGCTAAACAACATAAAGAGAAAGTAAAGGCTGTTAAAAAGATAGGTAATCATAGGAGGAAAGTATTACGGAACTTTGACAAAGGCAGACCTAGGACTAGCAGCAAGGAGTTGTTGAAGTCTCCCCAGGAAAGGCGCAGAAAGGATTCTGGTTTGTCAGAAGAGAGCACAAAAAGCCCAAAGTTGCAGATTGTTTTAGGGTCAGGAGTAGCTTTGCCTGTATCGGAAGGAGAACAAGTG atAAAGATTGAAAAGAAGAAAGATTCTGAGTCTGACAGTGACATAGAGATAGATATAGACAGTGACAATGAAGGGTCAAATAAGCAAAATAGTGTAAAGACTGAGTCAAAAGATGTACCATCTAACATGGTGGAAGCCCCCATAGCAGTGCCTTTAGCCAAGTTCGAGCCAATGCCAAAGAGACAGAAGAAAATAAACTTG GACGGCGGCGGCGGCTATACCATAATGCACACGGCGGCTGGCGACCTGTTTCGAGCGGTGGCCGAGCCCCGCCGCGAGCGCGTGCCGCGGCCCAGACCCGACCCCGTCAGCCTCATACACTGCCGCCTCTACAACGACGAACGACCG GCGCCGTACTCGGTGCGGCTGCACGTGTCAGCACTGATCTTAATGGACGCGCACGCGCACTCGTCGCGCGCCGAGGTCATGGGGCTGGCGGGGGGTGCGC gggcggggccgCCCGTCATCGAGTTTAGTGCGTACCGCGCTGCGCGCGCAGCCGCCGGCACTACGCACTGCGATATGGACCCCG TGTCGcaggcggcggcgggcgcgtgGCTGCGCGGCTTGGGGCGGCGCGTGCTGGGCTGGCACCACTCGCACCCGCTGTTCGCGGCCGCGCCCTCCCGCCAGGACCTGCGCAGCCAGCGCCAGCTGCAGCGCGCGCTGGACCCCTTCCTCGCGCTGCTCACCAGCCAGCACTGGCCCAGAGGACGGACCGCCTCCGTCTACAG ATGTTTCCGCGTGGAGGACGAGGACGGCGAGGAGGTGGGGTACCAGCTGCGCGTGCGGCTCGTGCGTGACGTCACCGCGCAGTCGGCGCCCGCGCTGCTCGCTGACCTCGCCGCCATGCTCAAGGACGCCGCCGCGCAGCCGCACGCGCATGCCATGGACAGAGATGTCTGCCCGGAGGCCAAACTCACCTATCTAGAGAAG TGCATATCGAGCGTGAGGCAGCACCTCCGGTCTGCGGGGTACGAGGACGAAGACCCCGTCGTGACGCAGCTTGTGGACGGCATACGCGACATCTTCAGATAG